The genomic window CCTTCAATTTTAATTTGAGCGAAGACACAAAGAGGAAGTAAAAATAGGGTTAAAAGAATTTTCATTTACGTTAATAGATTATAACGCAAGATAATAATTTCAAGCGAAGCGATTTGCTCTTAGAGCTTATTTGGTTGTTAAATCAGCTCCATACCAAAAAGTTTTGCAATATGGCCTTTCAGCTTTGTTTTCACTTCCTCCATATCTAATGCTCTGCCAAGCTCCCGCTGCATAGAGGTTACATCTTTATCATCAATACCGCAAGGCACAATATTTTTGAAATAAGCTAAATCTACGTTTACATTAAATGCAAAGCCATGCATGGTTACCCACCTACTGCAACGTACACCCATAGCACAAATTTTACGGGCTTTTTCATTGTCTGCATCTAGCCATACGCCAGTAAAACCTTCGTAGCGACCAGCTTTGATCCCATAATCAGCCAAGGTAAGTATTACCGCTTCCTCTAAAGTTCGTAGGTAAAGATGAATATCGGTAAAGAAATTATCCAGATCTAAAATTGGATAGCCCACAATTTGCCCCGGTCCATGGTAAGTGATGTCGCCTCCGCGATTAATTTTATAGTAAGTAGCAGCTTTGTCTTTTAATCCCTGCTCATCTAACAATAAATTTTCTGGCTTACCGCTTTTACCCAAGGTATACACATGCGGATGCTCATTAAAAATCAAATAGTTAGGTATTTCCAGCTCAGTGTTCTCTGTCCTGTTCTTGGTTTTTAGCGCCACGGTTTCATTAAAAACAGCCTCCTGTTTATCCCAAGCTTCTTGATAATCAGTTAAACCCCAATCTATATATTTTACTTTTTTGTTCATTTTTTTAAGTCAGAAAAGTCCGCTGTCCGAAAGCCCGATGATATTACGTCTTATTTACTCATTCTGTCATTTACTCATCCAAAATTCATTCAATGCCTAGCCAATCACGTAGCCCAACATGTAACCGTCGTCAGTTTTAAAATAATTTACTTCGAGTTCTCTAGTACCTTCGGGCAATGCTACTGCAGCCATTAGGTCGCCTTCATCTCTAAGTTTAAATGGTTTGATATGGATATCTCTTTTAAATTCCAGCTCTTTTTTGCCGTGCCATTTGTAAATAGCCTCTTTGGCACACCAACAAACGTACAAACCATTAATGTTATCGCCAATTTGCTTTTGCGAAAGCTCAACATCCGAAAGGAATTTATGCCTTACCAACTTGATTTTATGTTTGATCATTTCCATATCCAATCCCACTTTTTTTTGGGCGTTGCGGCTAATCATTACAGCGGCATAGTCATAAGAGTGGCTTAGCGAGATATGGTAATCGTAATTAACCAAATAGGGCTTGCCATGATCATCCATTTTACAATCAATATATTCTTTGGTATTGAGCATGGTTCTTAGCAGCAAACGTGTACTTAACCATTGCAAAGCCCGTTTTTCGCTTTTAAAAGAGGCAATAACGTCTAACTCATGTTGCCTAAGTTGCAAGCCTGCCATTAAGCTTTCGTGGCTTTCCTCTATTTTCCACACCGCAAGTTCGGTATGTTCATCAATTTTTAAATCAAAAACTACAGGCATCCTCTATTTAGAAAATCAATACAAAAGTAAGGAAATTTTAGCACAGCGTATTAAACAATAAATCTCAACCTATACAAATACTTGCTGCCTTAAATTAAACAACCAAACGCTATCAACTCGCCCTTTGCCCTTTGCTTATTTTGTCCTAATTTAGTCCAAAAAATTTAAAAATGATATTATCGGACAAACGGATACTTGAGGAAATTGACAAAGGCACCATCATTATAGAACCTTTTAAGCCAGAATGTTTAGGCACCAACTCTTACGATGTGCATTTGGGCAAGTATTTGGCTACTTATAAAGACCGAGTGTTAGACGCCAAAAGCCACAACAAGATAGAACATTTCGAAATTCCGAAAGAAGGTTTTGTTTTGCAGCCGGGCACTTTGTACCTAGGTGTAACCGTAGAGTATACCGAAACCCATGGCCATGTGCCTTTTTTAGAGGGAAAAAGCAGTACAGGACGTTTAGGTATTGATATTCATGCCACTGCAGGTAAAGGCGATGTAGGTTTTTGCAACACTTGGACTTTGGAAATTTCTTGCGTACAGCCGGTAAAAATTTATGCAGGCATGCCCATTGGGCAACTTATTTATTTTGTGGTAGAAGGTAATATTGATAAAATGTACAACACCAAAGATAACGCCAAATACAATAACAAAACCACTCGCCCAGTAGAAAGTATGATGTGGAAAAACAATTTTTAAATGTTTTGAACCTTGTAACTAAAATGATAGTCTATAGTCTAGTTATTAAGCCTAGCTTTTTCGTAACTTAACATTATCAATGCCAATAAATTAAGAAGGTATTTAAACAGGGTAAATCAAATTATTATACATGAAAACTAAACTCATAGCGTATCCAACGCTCTCAACGCTCTCTACACACTCTCAACGCTCTTTGTCAGCAACGCTCTCTACGCTTGGAACCCTATTTTTAATTACGTTAAACTCTTTTTTGCTGCAAGCACAAGATGCCAATTTAAGCAGCTTTACCAAAAAACTAGACGAAACCACAAGTAAGCAAGCACAAGAAAAAGTGTACCTGCACTTAGACAAACCTTACTATGCCATAGGCGATGACATTTGGTTTAAAGCCTACACTATAAATGCAAAAACAGGCCTACCTTCTAGCATTAGCGGTTTGCTATACGTAGAACTAATTACCGAAAAAGACTCGGTAGCTAAACAATTGAAACTCCCTATGAAAAGTGGCATTACTTGGGGAGATTTTAAGTTAACCGACTCGTTGAGCGAGGGCAATTACCGCGTTAGAGCTTATACCCAATGGATGCGTAATGCAGGGCCCGAGTTTTATTTCGACAAAACCATTAAAATTGGCAACGCATGGGCAAACAAGGTTTTTACCAAATCTAACAATGTATTAAGCACCGAAAACAACCAACAAAAAGTTACCACCACCATACAATTTACCGATAAGCAGGACATGGCCTATGCCAATGCACCTGTAAATTTTGAAGTTAGATTAGGAAATAAGACCATAGAACGTGGAAAGGGAGTAACCAATGCACAAGGCGAAATTACCATCACGGCAACCAATAAACAACCAGAAGCTTTAAAAAGCGGGCATATTACAGCCAATATTACTTTACCTAACAAACAGGTAGTTAGCAAAGAAATACCGCTAAAAACTACCTCCAAAGAGGTAGACGTACAGCTGTTTCCAGAGGGAGGGAAACTGGTAGAGAACTTACCTAATAAAGTAGCTATTAAATCGGTAAACAGCAGCGGACTAGGAGAACCTACTACTGGGGTAATTGTAAGTAGTGATGGAACTGAAATCTCTAAATTTGAGACAAACAAACTGGGAATGGGTTCGTTTTTCCTTAATCCGGCAAGCGGACAAACCTACAAAGCCAATCTAACTTTTGCAGACGGCACTCAAAAAACCATTTCACTACCTGTTGCCGACAAAAGTGGCAGGGTACTCTCGGTAAGCAACTTAGATAGCACCAAAATGTCTATCAAAGTTTATTTATCTCCAGATTTACTAAATAAAGAAGAGTACAATTTAATTGCCCAACATAACGGTATTGTATTTTTCTCTACCAAAGTTAGCTCGGCCAAACAAGTTGTGTCGCTAACTGTTCCAAAAGATAGCTTACCATCTGGCATTATTCAGATCTCACTTTTATCCTCAACATTTGTTCCATTAAACGAGCGCATTGTTTTTGTAAACAATGTACATGACAAAATTGACGTACAGCCCGAAAATTTAAAACCATCTTACGGAAAGCGAGCAAAAGTAGATCTATCGCTAGCTACAACCAACCAAGGCAAACCTATACAGGGTAGTTTTTCTGTAGCAGTAACCAATACAGCGGCCGTAAAACCCGATCCAGAAAACGAGACAAATATCCTCACTAAATTATTATTGACCTCTGATTTGGTTGGTTATGTAGAAAAACCAAACCATTATTTCCTTAAAAACGATAGAGATACCAGATTTGATTTAGACAATTTGCTACTGACCCAAGGTTGGAGAAAAATTGACTGGAAACAAGTGACCGATGGAACTGAAGCTGTGGCAAAGTTTCCTGCCGAGAAAAGACTGCAAATTAGCGGGACGGTAACCAAAGGTGGCAAACCAGTAGCAAAAGGCAAGGTTTCGTTGGTATCTTTCTCTGGCGGATTTTTCATGACAGATACCCTAACCGATGATAAAGGCCGTTTTAACTTCGATAAAATTGAGTTTTTAGACAGCACCAAATTTGTGGTACAAGCCCGTACCGATAAGGATAGAAAGTTTGTAGACATTGTAATGGATGTAGTACCCGGACAGGTAACCAATAAAAATCCAAACACTGGAGATATCGAAGTAAACGTAAACCAAGCCTTAGCTGATTATTTACAACAAAGCAGCAAATATTTCGATGACCAAACTAAACGAGGTTTACTTAACAGAACTATTTTACTAGATCAGGTAAACATTGTTGAAAAAAAGAAACCTACCTATAACTCGGCCAACTTAGCAGGGGCTGGCAATGCCGATGCGGTAATCACAGCAAAAGATTTAGAAACCGCTTTTTCTTTATCTCAGTATTTGCAAGGTCGTATTGCGGGTGTTCAGATTAGAGATGGACAAGCCTTTGCCCGTAACAGCCAAACGCCAATGTCTATTAACGTAGACGGAATGATGATGGATGGAGACAGTTTTAATTTGGATGACATTGTAGTGCAAGACATAGAAACGGTAGAAGTGCTTAAAAACGCCGCTACTACGGCAATTTATGGTATTCGTGGTGGCTCGGGCGTACTCATTATTAACACCAAACGTGGCGATGGCCCAAGAAGCGTAAACAACTACACTCCTGGTTTAATTAACTACATACCAAAAGGATATGCCGGTGTAAGAGAATTTTACTCGCCAAAATACGATGTTAAACCAGATAGCAGACCAGATTTGAGAACTACCGTTTTTTGGGAGCCGCAAATGGTAAGCGATGCCGCTGGCAAAGCGAAAATTAGCTATTTTAATACCGATGTACCTGGAGTTTACAGAATAGTAGTAGAAGGTATTGATGTGAATGGCAGCTTGGC from Pedobacter sp. SL55 includes these protein-coding regions:
- the lipB gene encoding lipoyl(octanoyl) transferase LipB, whose translation is MNKKVKYIDWGLTDYQEAWDKQEAVFNETVALKTKNRTENTELEIPNYLIFNEHPHVYTLGKSGKPENLLLDEQGLKDKAATYYKINRGGDITYHGPGQIVGYPILDLDNFFTDIHLYLRTLEEAVILTLADYGIKAGRYEGFTGVWLDADNEKARKICAMGVRCSRWVTMHGFAFNVNVDLAYFKNIVPCGIDDKDVTSMQRELGRALDMEEVKTKLKGHIAKLFGMELI
- a CDS encoding 4'-phosphopantetheinyl transferase family protein — translated: MPVVFDLKIDEHTELAVWKIEESHESLMAGLQLRQHELDVIASFKSEKRALQWLSTRLLLRTMLNTKEYIDCKMDDHGKPYLVNYDYHISLSHSYDYAAVMISRNAQKKVGLDMEMIKHKIKLVRHKFLSDVELSQKQIGDNINGLYVCWCAKEAIYKWHGKKELEFKRDIHIKPFKLRDEGDLMAAVALPEGTRELEVNYFKTDDGYMLGYVIG
- the dcd gene encoding dCTP deaminase; protein product: MILSDKRILEEIDKGTIIIEPFKPECLGTNSYDVHLGKYLATYKDRVLDAKSHNKIEHFEIPKEGFVLQPGTLYLGVTVEYTETHGHVPFLEGKSSTGRLGIDIHATAGKGDVGFCNTWTLEISCVQPVKIYAGMPIGQLIYFVVEGNIDKMYNTKDNAKYNNKTTRPVESMMWKNNF
- a CDS encoding TonB-dependent receptor plug domain-containing protein, whose amino-acid sequence is MKTKLIAYPTLSTLSTHSQRSLSATLSTLGTLFLITLNSFLLQAQDANLSSFTKKLDETTSKQAQEKVYLHLDKPYYAIGDDIWFKAYTINAKTGLPSSISGLLYVELITEKDSVAKQLKLPMKSGITWGDFKLTDSLSEGNYRVRAYTQWMRNAGPEFYFDKTIKIGNAWANKVFTKSNNVLSTENNQQKVTTTIQFTDKQDMAYANAPVNFEVRLGNKTIERGKGVTNAQGEITITATNKQPEALKSGHITANITLPNKQVVSKEIPLKTTSKEVDVQLFPEGGKLVENLPNKVAIKSVNSSGLGEPTTGVIVSSDGTEISKFETNKLGMGSFFLNPASGQTYKANLTFADGTQKTISLPVADKSGRVLSVSNLDSTKMSIKVYLSPDLLNKEEYNLIAQHNGIVFFSTKVSSAKQVVSLTVPKDSLPSGIIQISLLSSTFVPLNERIVFVNNVHDKIDVQPENLKPSYGKRAKVDLSLATTNQGKPIQGSFSVAVTNTAAVKPDPENETNILTKLLLTSDLVGYVEKPNHYFLKNDRDTRFDLDNLLLTQGWRKIDWKQVTDGTEAVAKFPAEKRLQISGTVTKGGKPVAKGKVSLVSFSGGFFMTDTLTDDKGRFNFDKIEFLDSTKFVVQARTDKDRKFVDIVMDVVPGQVTNKNPNTGDIEVNVNQALADYLQQSSKYFDDQTKRGLLNRTILLDQVNIVEKKKPTYNSANLAGAGNADAVITAKDLETAFSLSQYLQGRIAGVQIRDGQAFARNSQTPMSINVDGMMMDGDSFNLDDIVVQDIETVEVLKNAATTAIYGIRGGSGVLIINTKRGDGPRSVNNYTPGLINYIPKGYAGVREFYSPKYDVKPDSRPDLRTTVFWEPQMVSDAAGKAKISYFNTDVPGVYRIVVEGIDVNGSLARKKYSLTK